In Colletotrichum higginsianum IMI 349063 chromosome 1, whole genome shotgun sequence, one genomic interval encodes:
- a CDS encoding Sulfhydryl oxidase yields MTTTAMATTTPEPPKPLPKGMVLGPDGKPCRSCSSKSAFSSWASQMNGSVKKGAPVSLGPASDCPPDVESLGRGTWQLLHSIAATYPEKPSSTQKEDLRGFMRLFSKLYPCWVCAEDFQSYMQKERLRVEGRSEFGDWLCQAHNEVNRKLGKKEFDCSKWEERWRTGWKDGSCD; encoded by the exons ATGACTACGACAGCGATGGCGACAACGACACCTGAGCCACCCAAGCCTTTGCCCAAGGGAATGGTCTTGGGTCCGGACGGCAAGCC GTGCCGATCTTGCTCATCCAAAAGCGCATTCTCCAGTTGGGCCTCTCAGATGAACGGTTCGGTAAAGAAAGGTGCCCCAGTGTCATTGGGGCCTGCTAGTGACTGCCCACCCGACGTCGAGAGCCTCGGGCGTGGCACCTGGCAGTTGCTACACTCGATTGCTGCGACATACCCCGAGAAGCCCTCATCGACGCAGAAGGAGGACCTTCGGGGCTTCATGAGGCTGTTCTCAAAACTGTACCCCTGCTGGGTGTGCGCTGAAGACTTCCAGTCATACATGCAAAAAGAAAGGCTACGGGTGGAGGGACGCAGCGAGTTTGGCGATTGGCTTTGTCAGGCACACAACGAGGTCAACCGCAAGCTAGGGAAGAAGGAATTCGACTGCAGCAAGTGGGAGGAGCGATGGCGCACCGGCTGGAAAGACGGCAGTTGCGACTAA